The Kitasatospora sp. NBC_00374 genome has a segment encoding these proteins:
- a CDS encoding MDR family MFS transporter yields the protein MSQQQAEAAADQPPATGPTEPEPKSPREIRMVMIGLVIAMLLAMLDNLIIGTAMPTIVGELHGSEHIAWVVTAYTLATAVSTPIWGKLGDLYGRKGVFLISIVIFLVGSALCGLSDSMTQLIAFRALQGLGAGGLMVGVMSIMGALVPPRDRAKYQGMFAAVMALATVGGPLIGGFLTDHLSWRWTFYVNLPLGAVALAFIVVTLHLPKMRSTAKIDYLGALLLTAGITSMVLITTWGGQEYAWGSKQILGLAALGVASLIGFCYVEQRAEEPVIPLGLFKIRNFTMVSIIGFIVGFAMFGAVAYLPLYQQIVQGASATNSGLLLMPMMFGMLAVSLVVGQIVSKTGKYRIFPIIGTAVMAGGSLLLSTLGTDTGRFASSCYMVVLGAGMGFLMQITMLVAQNSVELKDMGVASSSATLFRTIGGSFGVALFGALFNNQVKETLSAGGGQGAGGGQQALDPTGLKTAPAAVQDLAHHAVSNGMHTVFLWGAVISLIAVAAAVFLREIPLRGAGQKAEPQLEAA from the coding sequence ATGTCACAACAGCAGGCCGAGGCCGCGGCGGACCAACCGCCGGCCACCGGACCGACCGAGCCTGAGCCGAAGTCGCCGCGCGAGATCCGCATGGTGATGATCGGGCTGGTCATCGCGATGCTGCTGGCGATGCTCGACAACCTGATCATCGGCACCGCGATGCCGACCATCGTCGGCGAGCTGCACGGCTCCGAGCACATCGCCTGGGTGGTCACCGCGTACACGCTGGCCACCGCCGTCTCCACCCCGATCTGGGGCAAGCTCGGCGACCTCTACGGCCGCAAGGGCGTCTTCCTGATCTCCATCGTGATCTTTCTGGTCGGCTCGGCCCTGTGCGGCCTGTCCGACTCGATGACCCAGCTGATCGCCTTCCGGGCGCTCCAGGGCCTGGGCGCCGGCGGCCTGATGGTCGGCGTGATGTCGATCATGGGTGCGCTGGTCCCGCCGCGCGACCGCGCCAAGTACCAGGGCATGTTCGCCGCCGTGATGGCCCTGGCCACCGTCGGCGGCCCGCTGATCGGTGGATTCCTCACCGACCACCTCAGCTGGCGCTGGACGTTCTACGTCAACCTGCCGCTCGGCGCGGTGGCGCTGGCGTTCATCGTGGTCACCCTGCACCTGCCGAAGATGCGCTCCACCGCGAAGATCGACTACCTGGGCGCGCTGCTGCTCACCGCCGGCATCACCTCGATGGTCCTGATCACCACCTGGGGCGGTCAGGAGTACGCCTGGGGCTCGAAGCAGATCCTCGGGCTGGCCGCGCTGGGCGTCGCCTCGCTGATCGGTTTCTGCTACGTCGAGCAGCGCGCCGAGGAGCCGGTGATCCCGCTCGGCCTGTTCAAGATCCGCAACTTCACGATGGTCTCGATCATCGGCTTCATCGTCGGCTTCGCGATGTTCGGCGCGGTCGCCTACCTGCCGCTGTACCAGCAGATCGTGCAGGGCGCCTCGGCCACCAACTCCGGCCTGCTGCTGATGCCGATGATGTTCGGCATGCTCGCCGTCTCGCTGGTGGTCGGCCAGATCGTCTCCAAGACCGGCAAGTACCGGATCTTCCCGATCATCGGCACCGCGGTGATGGCGGGCGGCTCGCTGCTGCTCTCCACCCTCGGCACCGACACCGGCCGCTTCGCCTCCTCCTGCTACATGGTGGTGCTCGGCGCCGGCATGGGCTTCCTGATGCAGATCACCATGCTGGTCGCCCAGAACAGCGTGGAGCTCAAGGACATGGGCGTGGCCAGCTCCTCCGCCACCCTGTTCCGCACCATCGGCGGCTCCTTCGGTGTGGCCCTGTTCGGCGCGCTGTTCAACAACCAGGTCAAGGAGACCCTGAGCGCCGGAGGCGGCCAGGGCGCCGGTGGCGGCCAGCAGGCCCTCGACCCGACCGGCCTGAAGACGGCGCCCGCGGCCGTCCAGGACCTGGCGCACCACGCCGTCTCCAACGGCATGCACACCGTCTTCCTGTGGGGCGCCGTGATCAGCCTGATCGCCGTCGCCGCCGCGGTCTTCCTCCGGGAGATCCCGCTGCGCGGCGCAGGGCAGAAGGCCGAGCCGCAGCTCGAAGCGGCCTGA
- a CDS encoding low specificity L-threonine aldolase, translated as MTAAAHRPDEVPPPTDPARRFAALRGCDRILSGAPPRTLRERLAALAEGAEELYDLDEGPDFYGNGIVRALERRVAGLLGLPEAVYFPTGTMAQQAALQYWADGAGRTVAMHPLAHPEVHEHRAYSVLSGLRTVWPTSAPRLPTAAELRSVGEPFITLMLELPLRDAGFVLPTWVELTAVVEEARRQGAFVHLDGARLWESGPHFGRSLPEIVALADSVYVSCYKTLGGTSGALVAGDGEFAKGVRIWRHRYGGRLFQQWPAVLTALAGLENELPRLDSYVANAKAVAAALAEVPGGRVNPDPPHTHQFQFWLPYPAEALNRANVRLAEEQGVGLFGTWDEPGPLPGFSMTEVTASAAALDWTPREVTEAVALFLEFAQV; from the coding sequence ATGACCGCAGCCGCACACCGCCCCGACGAGGTGCCCCCGCCCACGGATCCCGCCCGCCGGTTCGCCGCGCTAAGGGGCTGTGACCGGATCCTGTCCGGCGCGCCGCCGCGCACTCTCAGGGAGCGCCTCGCCGCGCTGGCCGAGGGCGCGGAGGAGCTGTACGACCTGGACGAGGGGCCGGACTTCTACGGCAACGGCATCGTCCGGGCGCTGGAGCGGCGGGTGGCCGGCCTGCTCGGCCTGCCGGAGGCGGTCTACTTCCCGACCGGCACGATGGCCCAGCAGGCCGCCCTGCAGTACTGGGCGGACGGTGCCGGCCGCACCGTCGCCATGCATCCGCTGGCCCACCCCGAGGTGCACGAGCACCGGGCCTACTCGGTGCTGAGCGGCCTGCGGACGGTCTGGCCCACCAGCGCGCCGCGGTTGCCGACCGCCGCCGAGCTGCGCTCGGTCGGCGAGCCCTTCATCACGCTGATGCTCGAACTCCCGCTCCGGGACGCCGGCTTCGTGCTGCCCACCTGGGTCGAGCTGACCGCGGTGGTCGAGGAGGCCCGTCGGCAGGGTGCGTTCGTGCACCTGGACGGTGCCCGGCTCTGGGAGTCCGGGCCGCACTTCGGACGGTCGCTGCCCGAGATCGTGGCGCTGGCCGACTCGGTCTACGTCTCCTGCTACAAGACGCTCGGCGGGACCAGCGGGGCGCTGGTCGCGGGTGACGGGGAGTTCGCCAAGGGGGTGCGGATCTGGCGGCACCGGTACGGTGGCCGGCTCTTCCAGCAGTGGCCTGCCGTGCTCACCGCGCTGGCCGGCCTGGAGAACGAACTGCCGCGCCTGGACTCGTACGTGGCCAACGCGAAGGCGGTGGCCGCGGCTCTGGCGGAGGTGCCCGGCGGCCGGGTCAACCCGGATCCGCCGCACACCCATCAGTTCCAGTTCTGGCTGCCGTACCCGGCCGAGGCGCTGAACCGGGCGAACGTGCGGCTCGCCGAGGAGCAGGGTGTCGGCCTGTTCGGTACCTGGGACGAGCCGGGCCCGCTGCCGGGGTTCTCGATGACCGAGGTGACCGCCTCCGCCGCCGCGCTGGACTGGACGCCCCGCGAGGTCACCGAGGCGGTGGCGCTGTTCCTGGAGTTCGCCCAGGTGTAG
- a CDS encoding rhomboid family intramembrane serine protease translates to MATDQHPVLDPARMIAEARRAFFVMFAFLVVLWAVQIANWAGDGALVREYGLVPRDTGRLAGILTSEFLHVNWQHLEANSGALFIFGFLAAYRGVKKFLGLTALITLTDGGAVWFFEHDHTVTVGASGLVYGYFGYVVLRGFFDRNLIDSLIGLVMGASFAYLLTSAVPGTPGVSWLGHLGGLVGGLAGAWIFRDRSARAAARAAAGEGRTPAVPASVAPASAATPPARTAPSPRAELLKELDDLGL, encoded by the coding sequence ATGGCCACGGACCAGCACCCCGTACTCGACCCGGCTCGCATGATCGCCGAGGCGCGACGCGCTTTCTTCGTGATGTTCGCCTTCCTGGTCGTGCTCTGGGCGGTCCAGATCGCCAACTGGGCAGGCGACGGCGCCCTGGTGCGCGAGTACGGCCTCGTCCCGCGCGACACCGGGCGGCTGGCGGGCATCCTCACCTCGGAGTTCCTGCATGTGAACTGGCAGCACCTGGAGGCCAATTCGGGTGCGCTCTTCATCTTCGGGTTCCTCGCCGCCTACCGGGGCGTCAAGAAGTTCCTCGGCCTGACCGCGCTGATCACCCTCACCGACGGCGGCGCGGTCTGGTTCTTCGAGCACGACCACACGGTGACCGTGGGCGCCAGCGGGCTGGTCTACGGCTACTTCGGCTACGTGGTGCTGCGCGGCTTCTTCGACCGCAACCTGATCGACAGCCTGATCGGCCTGGTGATGGGCGCCTCCTTCGCCTACCTGCTCACCAGCGCCGTTCCCGGTACCCCGGGCGTCAGTTGGCTCGGCCACCTCGGCGGGCTGGTCGGCGGCCTGGCCGGCGCGTGGATCTTCCGCGACCGCAGCGCCCGCGCGGCCGCCCGCGCGGCGGCGGGCGAAGGCCGGACCCCGGCCGTCCCCGCCTCCGTCGCCCCCGCATCCGCCGCCACCCCGCCCGCCCGGACGGCCCCCAGCCCCCGCGCGGAACTGCTCAAGGAGCTCGACGACCTCGGGCTCTGA
- a CDS encoding M23 family metallopeptidase translates to MLSLPRTGRRLLTAVGSSPALRGIPALAHLQGANGSAVLGRLQDRRATVAWGGAAVLAVSAMLIPASAAHAQTVHPTTPGSSAFTAAAPAAPAAVVQIAAPAAYKLPKSVSSQDAVAVASNLDATPAPAPAAEPAPAPVAEAAPAPAPAPAPEAAPAPAPAPAPAPAPAPAPAPAPAPAPEWSTPVAGAAHSNPFGTVNHSYAAGYHTGEDYAVKVGTPLLAVGNATVVSAGPDGAYGNEIVLKLADGKFAQYAHMSKLGVHAGQKVSAGQQIGLSGNTGNSTGPHLHFEIRTANKYGAVIDPVSYLKSHGATGV, encoded by the coding sequence ATGCTTTCTCTCCCCCGCACCGGCCGCAGGCTGCTCACCGCGGTCGGGTCCTCCCCGGCCCTGCGCGGCATCCCCGCCCTGGCGCACCTGCAGGGTGCGAACGGCAGCGCCGTGCTGGGCCGACTGCAGGACCGTCGCGCCACCGTCGCCTGGGGCGGCGCGGCCGTGCTGGCCGTCAGCGCCATGCTGATCCCCGCCTCGGCCGCCCACGCGCAGACCGTGCACCCGACCACCCCGGGCAGCTCGGCGTTCACCGCCGCGGCCCCGGCGGCCCCGGCCGCCGTCGTCCAGATCGCCGCCCCGGCCGCCTACAAGCTGCCGAAGTCGGTCTCCTCCCAGGACGCCGTGGCGGTGGCGAGCAACCTCGACGCCACCCCGGCGCCCGCCCCGGCCGCCGAGCCGGCGCCGGCCCCCGTGGCCGAGGCCGCACCGGCCCCGGCACCCGCTCCCGCCCCGGAGGCAGCTCCGGCTCCCGCTCCGGCTCCGGCTCCCGCCCCGGCTCCCGCTCCCGCCCCGGCCCCGGCGCCCGCCCCGGCCCCCGAGTGGTCCACCCCCGTCGCGGGCGCGGCGCACAGCAACCCCTTCGGCACGGTCAACCACTCCTACGCGGCCGGCTACCACACGGGCGAGGACTACGCCGTCAAGGTCGGTACGCCGCTGCTCGCGGTCGGCAACGCCACCGTCGTCTCGGCCGGCCCCGACGGCGCCTACGGCAACGAGATCGTGCTGAAGCTGGCGGACGGCAAGTTCGCCCAGTACGCCCACATGTCCAAGCTCGGCGTGCACGCCGGCCAGAAGGTGTCCGCGGGCCAGCAGATCGGTCTGTCCGGCAACACCGGCAACTCGACCGGCCCGCACCTGCACTTCGAGATCCGCACCGCGAACAAGTACGGCGCCGTGATCGACCCGGTCTCGTACCTGAAGTCGCACGGGGCCACCGGGGTCTGA
- a CDS encoding A/G-specific adenine glycosylase codes for MVAITAVIPAPLLHTTVIDWYEANARDLPWRTPHASPWAVMVSEFMLQQTPVKRVLPAYAAWLERWPTPADLAADAPGEAVRMWGRLGYPRRALRLHAAAVAITEQHAGRVPEDHAALLALPGVGEYTAAAVASFAFRQRHAVLDTNVRRVLARAVTGVEYPAQATTAAERRTATGLLPDTAETAATWGVAVMELGALVCTARSPECTGCPLLRHCAWQRAGRPPYQGPARRGQTYEGTDRQVRGKLLAVLREAHGEVPQARLDEVWPEPVQRARALDGLVADGLVEPVAPGVYRLPQ; via the coding sequence ATGGTTGCCATCACCGCCGTCATCCCGGCCCCGCTGCTCCACACCACCGTCATCGACTGGTACGAGGCGAACGCCCGCGACCTGCCCTGGCGGACCCCGCACGCCTCCCCGTGGGCCGTCATGGTCAGCGAGTTCATGCTCCAGCAGACCCCCGTCAAGCGGGTCCTGCCCGCGTACGCCGCCTGGCTGGAACGCTGGCCGACCCCCGCCGACCTGGCCGCCGACGCACCGGGCGAGGCCGTCCGGATGTGGGGCCGGCTCGGCTACCCGCGCCGGGCGCTGCGCCTGCACGCCGCCGCCGTCGCGATCACCGAGCAGCACGCCGGCCGGGTGCCCGAGGACCACGCCGCCCTGCTGGCGCTGCCCGGGGTGGGGGAGTACACCGCCGCCGCGGTGGCCTCGTTCGCGTTCCGGCAGCGGCACGCGGTGCTGGACACCAACGTCCGCCGGGTCCTCGCCCGGGCGGTGACCGGAGTCGAGTACCCGGCGCAGGCGACCACCGCGGCCGAGCGCCGGACGGCCACCGGGCTGCTGCCCGACACCGCCGAGACCGCCGCCACCTGGGGTGTCGCGGTGATGGAGCTCGGTGCGCTGGTCTGCACCGCGCGGAGCCCGGAGTGCACCGGCTGTCCGCTGCTGCGGCACTGCGCCTGGCAGCGGGCCGGCCGGCCGCCGTACCAGGGCCCGGCCCGGCGCGGGCAGACGTACGAGGGCACCGACCGCCAGGTCCGGGGCAAGCTGCTGGCCGTGCTGCGTGAGGCGCACGGGGAGGTGCCGCAGGCCCGGTTGGACGAGGTCTGGCCCGAGCCGGTGCAGCGGGCCCGGGCGCTGGACGGGCTGGTCGCGGACGGCCTGGTCGAGCCGGTGGCGCCCGGGGTATACCGGCTGCCGCAGTAG
- a CDS encoding ATP-dependent Clp protease ATP-binding subunit — translation MFERFTDRARRVVVLAQEEARMLNHNYIGTEHILLGLIHEGEGVAAKALESLGISLEAVRQQVEEIIGQGQQAPSGHIPFTPRAKKVLELSLREALQLGHNYIGTEHILLGLIREGEGVAAQVLVKLGADLNRVRQQVIQLLSGYQGSKESAPAGGPAEGTPSTSLVLDQFGRNLTQAAREAKLDPVIGREKEIERVMQVLSRRTKNNPVLIGEPGVGKTAVVEGLAQAIVKGEVPETLKDKQLYTLDLGALVAGSRYRGDFEERLKKVLKEIRTRGDIILFIDELHTLVGAGAAEGAIDAASILKPMLARGELQTIGATTLDEYRKHLEKDAALERRFQPIQVAEPSLPHTIEILKGLRDRYEAHHRVSITDAALVAAATLADRYISDRFLPDKAIDLIDEAGSRMRIRRMTAPPDLREFDEKIADVRREKESAIDAQDFEKAASLRDNEKQLLQAKAKREKEWKAGDMDVVAEVDEELIAEVLATATGIPVFKLTEEESSRLLRMEDELHKRVIGQKDAIKALSQAIRRTRAGLKDPKRPGGSFIFAGPSGVGKTELSKTLAEFLFGDEDALIALDMSEFSEKHTVSRLFGSPPGYVGYEEGGQLTEKVRRKPFSVVLFDEVEKAHPDIFNSLLQILEDGRLTDSQGRVVDFKNTVIIMTTNLGTRDISKGFNLGFAATGDAASGYERMKAKVGEELKQHFRPEFLNRVDDIVVFHQLSEEDIIQIVDLMIDKVDGRLKDRDMGLELSVEAKKLLAKRGYDPLLGARPLRRTIQREIEDHLSEKILFGELRAGQIVVVGVEGEGKDAKFTFRGEEKSAVADTPAAVSTAGPDLTK, via the coding sequence ATGTTCGAGAGGTTCACCGACCGCGCGCGGCGGGTTGTCGTCCTGGCTCAGGAAGAAGCCCGGATGCTCAACCACAACTACATCGGCACCGAGCACATTCTCCTGGGCCTGATCCACGAGGGCGAGGGTGTCGCCGCCAAGGCGCTGGAGAGCCTCGGGATCTCGCTCGAGGCGGTCCGCCAGCAGGTCGAGGAGATCATCGGCCAGGGCCAGCAGGCCCCGTCCGGTCACATTCCCTTCACCCCCCGGGCGAAGAAGGTCCTGGAGCTGTCGCTCCGCGAGGCCCTTCAGCTCGGCCACAACTACATCGGCACCGAGCACATCCTGCTCGGCCTGATCCGCGAGGGCGAGGGCGTCGCCGCCCAGGTCCTGGTGAAGCTGGGCGCCGATCTGAACCGGGTGCGCCAGCAGGTCATCCAGCTGCTCTCGGGCTACCAGGGCAGCAAGGAGTCGGCCCCGGCCGGCGGCCCCGCCGAGGGCACCCCCTCCACCTCGCTGGTCCTGGACCAGTTCGGGCGCAACCTCACCCAGGCCGCCCGCGAGGCCAAGCTCGACCCGGTCATCGGGCGCGAGAAGGAGATCGAGCGGGTCATGCAGGTGCTGTCCCGCCGCACCAAGAACAACCCCGTGCTGATCGGCGAGCCCGGCGTCGGCAAGACCGCCGTGGTCGAGGGCCTGGCCCAGGCGATCGTCAAGGGCGAGGTCCCGGAGACGCTCAAGGACAAGCAGCTGTACACGCTGGACCTGGGCGCGCTGGTGGCCGGCTCCCGGTACCGCGGTGACTTCGAGGAGCGCCTGAAGAAGGTGCTCAAGGAGATCCGCACCCGCGGCGACATCATCCTCTTCATCGACGAGCTGCACACCCTGGTCGGCGCGGGCGCCGCCGAGGGTGCGATCGACGCGGCCTCGATCCTGAAGCCGATGCTGGCCCGCGGTGAGCTGCAGACCATCGGTGCCACCACCCTCGACGAGTACCGCAAGCACCTGGAGAAGGACGCCGCGCTGGAGCGCCGCTTCCAGCCGATCCAGGTCGCGGAGCCGTCGCTGCCGCACACCATCGAGATCCTCAAGGGCCTGCGGGACCGCTACGAGGCGCACCACCGGGTGTCCATCACGGACGCCGCGCTGGTCGCCGCCGCGACCCTGGCCGACCGGTACATCTCGGACCGCTTCCTTCCGGACAAGGCGATCGACCTGATCGACGAGGCCGGCTCCCGGATGCGCATCCGCCGGATGACCGCGCCGCCGGACCTCCGCGAGTTCGACGAGAAGATCGCCGACGTGCGCCGCGAGAAGGAGAGCGCGATCGACGCGCAGGACTTCGAGAAGGCCGCGTCCCTGCGCGACAACGAGAAGCAGCTCCTGCAGGCCAAGGCCAAGCGGGAGAAGGAGTGGAAGGCCGGCGACATGGATGTCGTCGCCGAGGTGGACGAGGAGCTGATCGCCGAGGTGCTGGCGACGGCCACCGGCATCCCGGTCTTCAAGCTCACCGAGGAGGAGTCCTCCCGGCTGCTGCGCATGGAGGACGAGCTGCACAAGCGCGTCATCGGCCAGAAGGACGCCATCAAGGCGCTCTCCCAGGCCATCCGGCGCACCCGTGCGGGCCTCAAGGACCCGAAGCGCCCCGGTGGCTCGTTCATCTTCGCCGGCCCGTCCGGTGTCGGTAAGACCGAGCTGTCCAAGACGCTGGCGGAGTTCCTGTTCGGCGACGAGGACGCGCTGATCGCGCTCGACATGTCCGAGTTCTCCGAGAAGCACACGGTCTCCCGGCTGTTCGGCTCCCCGCCCGGCTACGTGGGCTACGAGGAGGGCGGCCAGCTGACCGAGAAGGTCCGCCGCAAGCCGTTCTCGGTGGTCCTGTTCGACGAGGTCGAGAAGGCCCACCCGGACATCTTCAACTCGCTGCTGCAGATCCTGGAGGACGGTCGTCTGACCGACTCGCAGGGCCGCGTGGTCGACTTCAAGAACACGGTCATCATCATGACCACCAACCTCGGCACCCGGGACATCTCCAAGGGCTTCAACCTGGGCTTCGCGGCCACGGGTGACGCCGCCAGCGGGTACGAGCGGATGAAGGCCAAGGTCGGCGAGGAGCTCAAGCAGCACTTCCGTCCCGAGTTCCTGAACCGTGTCGACGACATCGTGGTCTTCCACCAGCTGTCCGAGGAAGACATCATCCAGATCGTCGACCTGATGATCGACAAGGTGGACGGCCGGCTGAAGGACCGCGACATGGGCCTGGAGCTCAGCGTCGAGGCCAAGAAGCTGCTGGCCAAGCGCGGCTACGACCCGCTGCTGGGCGCCCGTCCGCTGCGTCGTACGATCCAGCGCGAGATCGAGGACCACCTGTCCGAGAAGATCCTCTTCGGCGAGCTGCGGGCCGGCCAGATCGTGGTCGTCGGCGTGGAGGGTGAGGGCAAGGACGCCAAGTTCACCTTCCGCGGCGAGGAGAAGTCCGCGGTGGCGGACACCCCGGCCGCGGTGAGCACCGCCGGTCCGGATCTCACGAAGTAA
- a CDS encoding immune inhibitor A domain-containing protein: MLPGTAVAAPAAAPRDPADAALTTKLDDSLPGPLSGKVEAEQKAAVDQLVNGTAQIESHGGGTSIKLGRDKYVELARERTDKIFTILVDFSDQVDNTTKLPDGTVKYGGDPGPAHNQIAQPDRSTNNSTAWQADYNQKHYQDLYFSKTGDSLKTFYERQSSGRYSVDGQVTDWVKVPWNEARYGSDYCGQHVCNNAQDLIRDGINAWVADQKAKGQTDAQIKAVIAGYDQWDRYDFDHDGNFNEPDGYIDHFQIVHAGEDQSAGGGAQGTNALWAHRSYAYGALSGQAGPDGNKLGGTPVGTSGIWVGDYTMQPENGGLGVFAHEYGHDLGLPDLYDTSGSGNDNSVGFWSLMSSGSWLGTGKNEIGDKPNDLDVWSKLQLGWLKFDKAQAGKDSLHWLGPVEYNTKRPQAIVVDLPKKTVTTEINTPFAGANEWWSGSADDLNVSLARTIDLTGKTSASLSAKAWYELETDYDYAYGEVSTDGGKNWTAVAGTFNGAALPVDGANHPAINGTTNNTWGDLVFPLDAYAGKSIQFRFHNVTDGGVHLKGLAVDDIKVTADNAAVFTDGAESGDNGWTATGFSRISGKFSKDYAQHYLVENRQYVSYDTTLKTGPYVFGSAAKPNTVEHYANQNGVLIWLWDESQSDNNVTNHPGQGLIIPIDAHPAPLKWADGTYMRPRIQGYDSTFGYERTDGLKLHKADVLTEIPSSKNVRVFNDHTNKYWDEATKYSSVKVPDTHTSIEVLWESWNNLETIIRVHPVK, encoded by the coding sequence ATGCTCCCGGGAACGGCAGTCGCCGCCCCGGCCGCGGCTCCGCGTGACCCGGCGGACGCAGCTCTGACCACCAAGCTCGACGACTCGCTGCCGGGCCCGCTCTCCGGGAAGGTCGAGGCCGAGCAGAAGGCCGCGGTCGACCAGCTGGTGAACGGCACCGCGCAGATCGAGTCGCACGGTGGCGGCACCAGCATCAAGCTCGGTCGTGACAAGTACGTGGAGCTCGCCCGCGAGCGCACGGACAAGATTTTCACGATTCTGGTCGATTTCAGCGACCAGGTGGACAACACCACCAAGCTGCCCGACGGCACCGTCAAGTACGGCGGCGACCCGGGCCCCGCGCACAACCAGATCGCCCAGCCGGACCGGAGCACCAACAACTCCACTGCCTGGCAGGCCGATTACAACCAGAAGCACTACCAGGACCTGTACTTCTCGAAGACCGGCGACTCGCTGAAGACCTTCTACGAGCGTCAGTCCTCCGGCCGGTACTCGGTCGACGGCCAGGTCACCGACTGGGTCAAGGTGCCGTGGAACGAGGCCCGTTACGGCTCGGACTACTGCGGCCAGCACGTCTGCAACAACGCGCAGGACCTGATCCGTGACGGCATCAACGCCTGGGTCGCCGACCAGAAGGCCAAGGGCCAGACGGACGCGCAGATCAAGGCCGTGATCGCCGGCTACGACCAGTGGGACCGGTACGACTTCGACCACGACGGCAACTTCAACGAGCCCGACGGTTACATCGACCACTTCCAGATCGTGCACGCCGGTGAGGACCAGTCCGCCGGCGGCGGTGCCCAGGGCACCAACGCGCTGTGGGCCCACCGCTCCTACGCCTACGGTGCGCTCTCCGGCCAGGCCGGCCCCGACGGCAACAAGCTCGGTGGCACCCCGGTCGGCACCAGCGGCATCTGGGTCGGCGACTACACCATGCAGCCCGAGAACGGCGGCCTGGGCGTCTTCGCGCACGAGTACGGCCACGACCTCGGTCTGCCGGACCTCTACGACACCTCGGGCTCGGGCAACGACAACTCGGTCGGCTTCTGGTCGCTGATGTCGTCCGGTTCCTGGCTGGGCACCGGCAAGAACGAGATCGGCGACAAGCCGAACGACCTCGACGTCTGGAGCAAGCTGCAGCTCGGCTGGCTCAAGTTCGACAAGGCGCAGGCCGGCAAGGACTCGCTGCACTGGCTCGGCCCGGTGGAGTACAACACCAAGCGGCCGCAGGCCATCGTGGTGGACCTCCCCAAGAAGACCGTCACCACCGAGATCAACACCCCGTTCGCGGGCGCCAACGAGTGGTGGAGCGGTAGCGCGGACGACCTCAACGTCTCGCTGGCCCGCACCATCGACCTCACCGGCAAGACCTCGGCCAGCCTGTCGGCCAAGGCCTGGTACGAGCTCGAGACCGACTACGACTACGCCTACGGCGAGGTCTCGACCGACGGCGGCAAGAACTGGACCGCCGTCGCCGGTACCTTCAACGGCGCGGCGCTGCCGGTCGACGGTGCGAACCACCCGGCGATCAACGGCACCACCAACAACACCTGGGGCGACCTGGTCTTCCCGCTCGACGCCTACGCGGGCAAGAGCATCCAGTTCCGCTTCCACAACGTCACCGACGGCGGCGTGCACCTCAAGGGCCTCGCCGTCGACGACATCAAGGTCACCGCTGACAACGCGGCCGTCTTCACCGACGGTGCCGAGAGCGGCGACAACGGCTGGACCGCGACCGGCTTCTCCCGCATCTCGGGCAAGTTCTCCAAGGACTACGCCCAGCACTACCTGGTGGAGAACCGTCAGTACGTGTCCTACGACACCACGCTGAAGACCGGCCCGTACGTGTTCGGCTCGGCCGCCAAGCCGAACACCGTCGAGCACTACGCCAACCAGAACGGCGTTCTGATCTGGCTGTGGGACGAGTCGCAGTCCGACAACAACGTCACCAACCACCCGGGCCAGGGTCTGATCATCCCGATCGACGCCCACCCGGCCCCGCTGAAGTGGGCCGACGGCACCTACATGCGTCCGCGCATCCAGGGCTACGACTCCACCTTCGGCTACGAGCGCACCGACGGCCTGAAGCTCCACAAGGCCGACGTGCTCACCGAGATCCCGTCCTCCAAGAACGTTCGGGTCTTCAACGACCACACGAACAAGTACTGGGACGAGGCCACCAAGTACAGCAGCGTCAAGGTTCCGGACACCCACACCAGCATCGAGGTGCTGTGGGAGAGCTGGAACAACCTGGAGACCATCATCCGGGTCCACCCGGTGAAGTGA
- a CDS encoding TetR/AcrR family transcriptional regulator → MSTTQSPRSDTRARILDVALELFAAQGYEKTSLREIADRLGVTKAALYYHFKTKDEIVRGIVRSMAAPIDEAIAFGEGKPWSPELRDELVRRFAAGMAERAPLLRFFHENQPALRESEAGLEFKDRMVAMIRLVHGPDATFHDRLRATMALFSINSALFLLKHDDSDTCGPHSGGPRVGTLEEAMAAALEVALEISGRITPTAAQA, encoded by the coding sequence ATGAGCACGACCCAGAGCCCCCGCAGCGACACCCGCGCGCGGATCCTCGACGTGGCGTTGGAGCTCTTCGCGGCCCAGGGGTACGAGAAGACCTCGCTGCGGGAGATCGCCGACCGCCTCGGTGTCACCAAGGCCGCGCTCTACTACCACTTCAAGACCAAGGACGAGATCGTCCGCGGCATCGTGCGCAGCATGGCGGCACCGATCGACGAGGCCATCGCCTTCGGCGAGGGCAAGCCCTGGTCGCCCGAGCTGCGCGACGAGCTGGTCCGCCGGTTCGCCGCCGGGATGGCCGAGCGGGCGCCGCTGCTGCGGTTCTTCCACGAGAACCAGCCCGCCCTCCGGGAGTCGGAGGCCGGGCTGGAGTTCAAGGATCGGATGGTCGCGATGATCCGGCTGGTGCACGGCCCGGACGCGACCTTCCACGACCGGCTGCGCGCCACCATGGCGCTGTTCTCGATCAACTCGGCGTTGTTCCTGCTCAAGCACGACGACAGCGACACCTGCGGGCCGCACTCCGGCGGCCCGCGGGTCGGGACCTTGGAGGAGGCCATGGCGGCCGCGCTCGAAGTGGCCCTGGAGATCTCCGGCCGGATCACGCCGACGGCCGCCCAGGCCTGA